The sequence CTTAAAGCTTCAGAAAAAGAAGTAGTGGTTACGGTTTCAAACCTTTCGCTAAACCAAGTGGAATACAAATCTGTAAATGATTTTGAATATCAGGATTTTCTGGATTGGATTTGGATTTCTTCGAACTACACTCCATTTATGAGTCTAGCTAAAAAAGATGGTTGCGAATATGCCGATGGTGGTTTTGGAAGTATGGTTCCTATTGAAGAAGCCATAAACCGAGGTGCCACAACGGTCGACGTGATTATACTTGAAACAGAAGTGATGTATTACAATAGGCTCCCTTCAAAAAATGTGTTTTCGTTGCTGACCAATATGCATAGTTATATGGCAGACCGTATTGAAAAACAAAACATTCGCATTGGTAAGTTTGTGGCTGCCAATAAGGACGTTATTATCAATCTTTACTACACACCTACGGTGTTAACCACCAATTCCTTAATTTTTGATAAGGAAATGATGAAAAAATGGTGGGAACGTGGCTATGAATATGCATACCAAAAAAACGAAGAGCTGAACGAGATTCGGGTTATGGAGGATTGATTTTATACTTTTTCTTGTCCAAAAAGCATAGTAAAAGCTTAGGGGGAAATCCCCCAGGTTTTAAGTGTTTTCCCTGTATTTTTTTTGAAACTTGATATTAATTGGCTAATTATCAGTTGTTATGACGTATCTTTCCTTTAAGATTATGAATGTCCATTTTTAAATTAGCGCATTTGTAATTACATTTATACCTCAACCCTAAAATCTTTTAGTTATGACAACAAAAATGACCAACCGATTCTTGTTACTGATTTTTACTAGCTTGTTGTTTATTGCTTGTGAAAACCCAACTCACACCGAGCCACCTTATGAAGGCCCACCAAAGGACAATATAATTTCTGTTGAGCAAGCTCAGGAAATGTATGATGCTTATTCAGAAAGACGTTCTGGCATTATTCAAAAATACGAGGACAGCGTACTTCCAAGCCCAGAGAAATTTACACCCACACGTTACGCAGAGTATGACTTAAAAACCATAAAACAATACATTGCATACATAGAACACGAAGCAAAAGAAGCCAATGTAGATATTAACACATTGCGCTTTTATCTTTCCAATTACCCAAATAGCGATAAATTTCCGAATGGCGATGTAGTAAAATATCCAAGAAGAAATAGCTTTTTTGTAGTTCCTACAATGTCTTATAAAGGTGAAAACGTTGGGTTTTCAATTGAAGATATTGATGGAAAATATACAGCTGTACCATTAAAAGGGCGCAACTCGAATGAAGAAAGAACCCAAGATAATGATCAAACGGATTCTACTGGCCAAATGAATGAGGCTGGATTTTTTATGTCTAATAATGCTACAGTTGGTGAAACTACTAGTTTGATTTTAAATGATGGAACTATCACACCACCACCAGGAAATAATCCTTTTGATCATGGAAATTAAATACTAATCATTCTTGGAAACAATTTTATCTAATCTACAAACCATCTTTTTGGCTTTATATGTTATTGTATTTATTTTGTCGATTTTTAAATATCCGCTTTATAAAAACACACCTTTAAAGTTATTGCCGATAATTTTGTTTTTAAGCTTATTTGCAGAATTTTTCGGAAAGTTCATTAGCGAGACATATGATGTGCCAAATATTGTGATATTCAACATATATTACTTTTTTTATTTTACGTTGTTTTTTTACCTTTTTATGAAGGCTATTGAAGAAGTGAAATTCAAAAATTATATTAAAATAGGTATTGGAATTTTTTGGATATTTTATTTAGGTGATTTAATATTTACCGATATTATTAATGAATCTTTTACAAAATCCTACATTGCTGGTGCAGGAGTATTAATATTCAGTATAACACTTTATTATATAAGTATTTTGCAGTCATCATTAGTTCTGGTGGTTAGAAACGACCTATTGTTTTGGATAAGTGTTGGTTTGTTTTTGTTTTATATTGGGTATCTTCCAATCAAAATAATTCGTTCTTGGTATTATAATTTCAATAGTTTTTTTGAGCTTTTACAGCTTATTCAGTTTTCGCTCATTATCATTATGTATTTGTGCTTTTTGACAGGGTTTTTATGGATGAAAAAGAGGTCATAATAATAATGGCGATAGCCATTCCGGTAACGTTGGTTATTATTGTTATCGTTCTGTTCAGCGTTTTTTCCCGCAGGAAAAACCGGTTGCTTCGGGAACAAGCAGAGACCAAAAAAGCGTATGATCGGGAACTTGCAGAATCGCAAATAGAGATAAGAGAAGAAACCCTGAGAAACATAAGCTGGGAATTGCACGACAATATTGGTCAGCTAATGACCTTGGCAAAAATACAAGCCCAAATGTCATTAGAAAAACCAGAAATGATGCCAGAGGTTTGTGAAACTATTGGCTCAGGAATTGATGAGCTAAGGGCGCTTTCAAAATTGATAAATCCAGAAGCACTGAAAAGCCTTAGTTTAAAAGAAGCAGTGAGTCTGGAAATTGAACGGTTTAATAGATTGAAATTTATAGCGGCAAAATTAAAAGTTGTTGGAACTATAGCGCCAATAGAAGGAAATACCCAAATTATACTTTTTAGAATTTTGCAGGAGTTTTTTTCAAACACTATAAAGCATTCCAAAGCGGCATCTTTAAATGTTGTTCTTGATTATTCTGAAAAGCACCTAACCATATCAGCAATTGACGATGGAGTAGGGTTTTCAAAAGATGACGATTTTATGGGAATTGGTTTGAAAAATATGAAAACAAGAGCAAAACTTATCAATTCAACCTTAAGGATAGAGTCAACTAAAGGAGAAGGAACGTCGTTGCACTTAAAATATAACATGGTTTAATATATAAGCTTTCAATAATTTTAAATAGAAGATTCTAATGAAATATACAGTAGTAGTAGTTGACGATCATTTTTTACTCTCTCAGGCCATAGGGGGTTTGGTTCAGGATTTTGAAAACTTTGAAGTGCTTTATCTATGTAAAAATGGACAGGATCTTCTAGATAGATTGAAAGAGCCAAAAAACATCCCAGATTTGGTACTTATGGATATTAAAATGCCCATTTTGAACGGAATAGAAACCACAGAAAAACTTAGAACGCAATATCCAAAGATAAAGGTACTCGCGCTTTCAATTGAAGAAGATGAATACACAATACTAAAAATGCTTCGCGCTGGTGCCAAAGGTTATTTAATGAAGGATACCAAAAAAGAAATCCTTAAAGAAGCATTGCAAAAAGTAATGGAAAGTGGTCATTACTATACAAGCACCGTTTCGCAAATACTTATGGAGTCTTTGGAAAAAAACATTCAAACCGAAATAAAAGATAAAGAATTGGAATTCATAAAACTAGCTTGTACAGATATGAGCTATAAAGAAATTGCCGAAGCCATGATCTGTAGTTACAAAACCGTAGAAGGTTACAGGGATTCCCTCTATAAAAAACTCGGGCTAAAAAACAGAATTGGTCTTATGCTTTTTGCGATTCGAAATAATCTATTTACTACTTAAAAAGAGACTAAGGACGAAAGGATGTATGACTTAAGACTAAAAAAATAATTTATACATCTAAAAAATCTTTTGAATCATTAGGCCATCACCTGCCTTACGTCCTGATTCTTTTGGTCATAAGTCATTCTAAAAAAGCTCACTCACTTCTTTTTTTATGTATGCCAAAGCCTTTTGTGAAGGTGTAATTTCTTCCATAAAATTTTGTAAAAGCCACTCTCGCATTTTATCTACATTGCCTTCCTTTTCGTGCATAGCACCTTGTCTAATGATATGAATTGTAGCGTTTTTGGCCGCACTCACCAAATTCCAACATTCTGGAGTAACATATATTTGTTGCGTAAGATTGTGCTCAAACTCCTGCTCAATATTCTTTACTAATAAGTTTTCATAATCGTCTTTTGAGTCTGAAAACGGTTTTACCCGAATCAATAATTTATTCAAATCTATTCGCTCTAAAAGAAGCGTGATGCGTTCATAAGCTTGCAAACGAAGCGGTAATACTTGTTTTTGTGCTTCCTTCTGAATTAAATATCTTCTACGACCTTCTTCATTTGCAGTGTGGCCTTTAAAGAAAAAATATGCTACAAGACCTACCACAATTGCAGGTAATAAATAAGCTACATAACTAATAATTTGGGTTGCTTCTTCCATAGAATTTTTAATAGTGAACAAACTTAAGCTCTTTTTGGTTTATGAACAAAAAAACTCCTCCATATCCCCCTATTTCAAAAGATTTTTACATTTATATCTTATCCTTTGAAATCCCTTTGTTTTAATTCTAAAAGGATTTTTTTGATAAAATCATAATAAAATTTTTAAAAATTCCGAAAATTAGGTAACAAAAGTTGAATCCGGTTGATATAAGCATAGAAGACAATAATTATATGTCTTTTAAAATATTGAAAACACTAAGGAGGAAACTGAAAATCCTATAATAAATAGAGTAGGTAAACTAAATAACTTTATTATGAAAACAATTAGACACACAATTGTAATGTTTTGCTTACTTATGATAGGTCTATCTTATGGGCAAAATGAAATCTGCACTAACTTTGAAAGTGGTTCATTTGATGGATGGCAAAACAGATATTCGACCTCATCAATCAATAGCCCAGCTCTTGACGGCACCAATTATCTCAGGGTAAGAGATGGATCTGGAGGTTCATGGGTTTATAATAGTACTTCCTATCCCAAAGATTGGAAACGGTTTATAGACCATTGCCTGTGCTTTGATTACAAGGTATTTAATGATGGTATTGCGAGTTCTTCAGCTAACATCAATCCAAAAATAGTTTTGTATGACGGTGCTTCCCCGCAAGCTTCAACTGTTTATGCAGTATTTGTGGCTACTAACACGGTTACGGAAAATGACGATTGGGTGCATGTTTGCGCACCTATTTTGCCAAGTGACGGCGTAACTTTGCCAGGAAATGGTGATGGTCAATGGACCAATGTTACGCCTGCTCAGTGGAATGCTTTACTCTCGAATGTAGGCGGAGTTGCATTTGCTATAGATATTGCAGGATCAAGTGCCCAAACTGAAATTATTGGAGTAGATAATATCTGTATTCAAGATTGTAACAATGTAGAACCGCCAAGTAATGAAGGTTCATACTGCTGCGATGGGGAAAACCTTGTGGTAAACGGTAACTTTGAGTTTGGTAATAGCGGCTTTAATAGTAGTTATTCTAACAATCCAGCGGTATATCCTGGCCAATATGATGTTACAAATTCTGCAAGTGCCTTTGGAGCTACTGTAACAGATCATTCTTTCTGTGCAGATCCAATAGCCTACGCAACAAATGATGATTTTATGATTGTAAATGGAAAAACCCAACAATCTGGAAATGCTGTAATTTGGCAGCAAACAATCTCTGGTCTTGAAAGAGGCGCTAGATATAAATTTTGTGCAAACTTCAAAAACATGCCTCAATGTACTTTTGATATTCTTCCGAGAATTAACATGATAGTATCTGGCTCTGGCGCTACCGGCTTTAGTGCTGTATCTGTAAATCCAGCAGATCCATGTGATTGGGATAGTAGAGAGTATAACTTTACGGCTTCCAGCAGTTCAGTATCTTTGAGAATTGTACTTGATCAAACTGGAAACGGAGATGGTAATGATTTAGCAATAGATGATATTGCGGTAACTAAATTGATTGATCCAAATCTTAGTATCACCGTGCAGCACCAAGGTAATCCACAAGAGATAACAGGTTCTATTAATACAATAAGTCCTTCGGATGATTCTTTACACGGATCAGATTGTGAATACTATTGGTTTGTTTCTGAAGTAACAAGCTATCCTCCAATTGTAGTATCAGGACCAGCTTTCGCTTCTGGAAATGCCTCTGGGAATAGCCTTGGTGCCTCTCCGTGGAATTTAACAACTACTTTCCCTGATTATAATTTCAACCAAAATACAATGTATATTGTTGGAATGTACACACCAGAATGTGGCTGTTATGATGAAGGTTTTACTTATCAATTAACCTACAACAATCGTCCAATGGGAGACGATATGACCGAAGAGCAAAAACAGTTAATTATATATTGGATTCTCAATGGTTACAAAGGGCCTGCCAATACCAGTCAAGATGTAGGTTCAAATAATCTATTAATTTACCCTAACCCAGTTGAAAATAGTTTTAATGTTTCATTGATAGGTGATAGCCTGAAAAGTGTAGAGATTTTATCACTAACTGGTCAATCTATCCTGTCCAAAAAATTTAAGGATGGAAAAACTGAAGAAACTTTGGACATCTCTTCGTTTGCAGCGGGTATTTATCTCGTAAAAGCTTACGGATTAGATAATAAACAGTTTACTGCCAAGTTGGTTAAAAAGTAGAATTTTTTATAATATCTGAAATTATTAGGCTCTTCAAATTTCTTGAAGAGCCTAATTTTTTTCAGAAAAGGTATTATAATTTTAAGAGGAAATATTATAAGAAGAATATCTTCTCAATATTTGATAAAGAGATAAAATTAACGTTCTTACAATTAAAATTTCCGAATTGAAAGTTGAAACTATTTATTGTAAATATTCTGGAACGAGGGCACGCAATAAACTGCGAGCTGACTGAAAACTGAGACTAAATACTGAACACTAATTAATACCTCACCTTATTCTCCTTCTTCATTGCTTTAACTTCCTTTTTAGCCTCTTTCTCGTGAAAGTTTCCACCTAAATGCTCACAGTGCAATAATGCTTTCATGCTTTCAAAAGGAACTTCGTGTTTATGATACATAAAAGATTCCGCCAAGGTTTTGATTAGGTTTTTATCGCCCACCGTTAAATCTACATCGTCCATCGTAAACTGGCATGGATGTTCATAACCACATGCGTGTGTCATTTCTAACAATTCTTTTCTAAAGTTTTTAAAGTAAAAATGTGCTCTAACAGATTTATCCTGAATATCTATTCCTCTTTGGAGCCATTTACTTTGTGTTGCAACACCACTAGGGCAACGGTTGGTATGACATAATTGTGCTTGTATACAACCAATGCTCATCATTGCTTCGCGCGCAACATTCACCAAATCTGCGCCCATAGAAAATGCCATTGCAGCTTTTGCAGGAAAACCTAATTTTCCACTACCAATAAAAACAATTTGATCGCAGATGTCGTGTTTTTTAAAGATTTTATAAACCGCTGCAAAACCGAAAAGCCAAGGCAATGAAACGTGGTCTGCAAAACTTGGAGGGGATGCTCCAGTTCCACCTTCACCACCATCTATAGTAACAAAGTCAGGACCTTTACCGGTTTCCTTCATTATTTTGGCCAACTGTTCCCATTCACCCAAACGACCAACAGCAGATTTAATTCCAACAGGAAGTCCAGTTGCTTCAGCAATACTTTCTACAAATTCAACCATACCTTTAACGCCTTCAAAAGCAGAATGGTTTGGTGGTGAAAGCACATCTTGGCCCAAAGGTACGTGGCGAATTTCAGCAATTTCAGATGTAATTTTAGCTCCTGGAAGAACTCCTCCTTTTCCTGGTTTAGCACCTTGCGAAAGCTTCACTTCAATTGCGCGTACTTGTGGATTGTCTTTAACAAGCTGCACGATTTTCTCCATTGAAAAATTTCCGTGTTCATCGCGAACTCCGAAATATCCAGTTCCAAAGTGAAAAACAACATCAGCACCAGTTTTATGATAGGGTGAAAGCCCGCCCTCACCTGTATTATGGTAGCAATAAGCAAGCCCGCAACCTTTGTTCAAAGATTCCACAGCTCTTGCAGAAAGCGACCCGAAACTCATTGCCGAGACATTTATAACGGAAGTGGGACGATACGGACGACGACGTTTGTGAAAATCGCCCATCAATTTTGCACAAGGCAAGAAATAAGGATTTTTATAATTTGGATTATCCTTTTCTACTTTAAAAGGAAGCATCGCATTATTTATGAAAATATAGTTAGGTTCATAAATATCGCGGTCTGTTCCAAAACCTTCATAATTGTTTTCGTTCTTAGCGGATGCATATATCCAACCTCGCTCAATTCGATTAAAAGGAAGCTCTTCACGGTTGTTGGCTACAATATATTGCCTTATTTCTGGCCCAATACTTTCCAACATATACCGAATGTGACCAACAATAGGAAAGTTATGGCTAACGGCGTGATGCTTGTTGAAAAAGATGTCGCGAATGGCAACAAGTAATAGAAAAATGAGGATCCAGGCCCACCAAGGGATTGCTGAAATAAAGTTTATAATTCCATCCATAATGTGTAGGCGCGCGATTCATCACGCGCATTTTTTTAATGTTTAAGAATTGAATTTAAGTTAGATATTATCTATCCATTATTCAACATCAGACTTTAAAGATATTTATTTTCAGTCAATCAAAAATGAAAAGATGTTTATAATTTGCCAAAAATCTATTTAAATATTCCTTTCATAATAACTATTTTCACAGCTTGAAGAAAATGAAGTTTTGGAAACATATTTAGAACAACTTAACGATGCTCAGCGTGCACCAGTGCTGCAAAAAGATGGCGCGATGATAGTTATAGCTGGAGCTGGTTCGGGCAAGACACGCGTGCTTACATTTCGTATTGCATACTTAATGTCGCAAGGTGTTGACCCATTTAATATTTTGTCGCTGACCTTTACCAACAAGGCGGCACGTGAAATGAAAAACCGTATTTCAAAGATTGTAGGTTCTAGTGAAGCCAAAAATCTTTGGATGGGAACTTTCCACAGTATTTTTGCGAAAATCCTTCGGTTTGAAGCTGATAAGTTGGGCTATCCTTCAAATTTTACAATTTATGATACTCAAGATTCCCAAAGTGTGATACGTGCAGTCATCAAGGAAATGCACTTAGACAAAGATGTATATAAATACAAGCAGGTTTATTCGCGGATTTCTTCCTATAAAAATAGCTTGATTACCGTAAAGGCATATTTCAGCAATTCAGATTTAATGGAAGCCGATGCAATGGCAAAAATGCCACGTTTGGGCGATATTTATAAATCTTACGTTGACAAATGCTTCAAAGCTGGGGCTATGGATTTTGATGATTTACTTTTGAAAACCAACGAACTTTTAACTCGTTTTCCAGAAGTCTTAGCAAAATATCAAAACCGTTTCCGCTACATTTTGGTGGACGAGTACCAAGATACAAATCACAGTCAGTATTTGATAGTAAGAGCACTTTCAGATAAGTTTCAAAATATATGTGTTGTAGGCGATGATGCGCAGAGTATCTATGCTTTCCGAGGCGCGAACATCAACAATATCCTGAATTTTCAGAAGGATTATGATGAAGTAAAAGTATTTCGATTGGAACAGAATTACCGTTCCACAAAAAACATCGTAAATGCCGCAAACAATATTATTGAAAAGAATAAAACCAGACTCGAAAAAGTAGTTTGGACGGCGAATGACGAAGGCGCTAAAATTCTCGTAAACCGAACAATGACTGATGGTGACGAAGGTCGTTTTGTTGCGAGTTCCATTTTTGAAAACAAAATGAACCATCAAATGAAAGATGGTGATTTTGCAATTTTATATAGAACAAACGCCCAAAGTCGTGCAATGGAAGATGCCCTTCGGAAGAAAGACATTCCATACAGAATTTACGGCGGACTCAGTTTTTATCAACGAAAGGAAATAAAGGATGTCCTGTCTTATTTACGATTGGTTTTAAACCCGAAAGACGAAGAAGCCCTTAAACGCGTAATCAATTATCCCGCACGTGGAATTGGAGGAACTACAATTGATAAATTGATTGTTGCTGCAAATCATTACAATCGTTCAATTTTTGAAGTGATGAAAAACATAGATAAAATTGATTTGAAGATAAATTCTGGAACCAAAACCAAGTTACAGGATTTCGTGACGATGATTGAAAGTTTTCAGGTTTTGAATCAAAATTATGATGCTTTTACAATTACTGAGCACGTTTCCAAAAAAACTGGTTTACTTCAAGAACTGAAGAAAGACGGCACGCCAGAAGGAATCGCTCGCATTGAAAATATTGAGGAATTATTAAACGGAATGCGCGATTTTGTTGAAGAACAAAAAGAAATCGCCGATGCCACAGGCTCGCTTTCAGAATTTATGGAAGATGTTGCCCTCGCCACAGATGCAGACAGTGATAAAGGCGATAGCGACCGTGTAGCACTGATGACCGTCCATTTGGCGAAAGGTTTGGAATTTCCGTACGTTTATATCGTTGGGATGGAAGAAGATCTTTTCCCAAGCGGGATGAGTATGAATACCCGCAGCGAACTTGAAGAAGAACGAAGACTTTTCTACGTTGCCGTAACTCGTGCCGAAAAGCAAGCCTATTTAACTTACACCCAATCCCGCTATCGTTGGGGAAAATTGATAGATGCCGAACCCAGCCGTTTTATTGAAGAAATTGATGAGAGTTTTTTGGAGTATTTAACGCCAATCACTGAAAATCGTTACAAACCATTACTTGATGCGGACATTTTTGACGATGTGGACCACAGCAAACTCAGATTGAAAAAACCAGTTTCAAGCAAAGCGCCGATGGGACCGACGGAAGATCAGCTTCGGAAACTGCGAAGATTAAAACCCGTAACTAGTGACACCGACAAAAATTTCAATGCCGAAGATGCAAATCTAAATGTTGGAACAATAGTGGAACACGTTCGTTTCGGAAAAGGAAAAATTAAAAGTATAGAAGGCCTAGGCGCAGACACAAAAGCTGAAATAGATTTCGAAAATGGTGGTTTAAAGAAATTACTGCTTCGTTTCGCGAAGCTAAAGGTTGTTAATTCGTGATCCGTTAATTCGGGATTCGTTACATCCAATTAACAAATCCCGAATTAACGGATCACGATTCAGTTCACTCCCAAATAAGTATCAACAAAAGCACTCAATTGCGCTTTTACATCTTCAATATCATTTGGAGCCCAATCTCCGTGACCACCATTGTAAACCGTGAAATTATGGTCTATTCCCGCATTGTTTAACTTTGAGTTTAGCGTAGTTGCATTGGAAAGCGGCACCAATGGATCCGCATTTCCGTAGAAAAGTAGGGTAGGACTGCTAGCATTTGAAACTCGAAATGCAGGGCTCAAAACAGTTGCATAATCTGTTCCAGTAGGGTAAGCACTCTCATCAACCAAAGCCGCCATATAAGCTGGAAACGCAGGATTTTCACTATAAAATGGATCCGTAAAATCTGAAGGTCCCACAATATCACCCACCATTTTTACTTGGTCGTCTGGATCATAGGCATAATCATACATTAAAGAAATATGTGCGCCAGCACTCACGCCAATTAGTCCAAATTGTGGTAAAATGTTTAATTCATTTTTTTCAGTAGTCAGTTTGTTTATTACCGCATCCAAATTTAAAAATTGGTTAGGGAATGCAGGGGTATTTGCATCAGCTAAAACATAGTTGATGTTAACTATTGCGTGGTTCGGGTGTCTCAGTTTTATATAAGGAATAAAAAATTCCATTTCCGCTTTGTCGCCTTCAACCCAACCACCACCGTGAACCAAGACGATAACCTTCGTTTTTTCAGTGGATCGATCTGCGGGTAAATAAAGATCGTATTTTTGTTGCGCATTACTTCCGTAGGAAACATTCATAAATGTTTCAGCCATTAAAATTTGTTCATTGATAGAATCGCTGTCTTTTGAACAGGAAACGAAAGAAAATTGAATTCCGAAGAAAAGAACAATTACGAGGATTTTTTTCATAAAAAAGATTTGTTGTTACCCATAACGATGAAAAACTATTTTTATGTTATAACAATTTGTGTGAAGTTGTTAATTTCTATAAATTCATTTATATTTAAAACAAAAAGAGTGCGATGGCTGAATTCATAAAAATTTACGAAGAAAACCCGAATCCGAAAGAAATTAAACGTGTAGTAAAAATCCTTCGCGATGGCGGCGTCATAATTTATCCAAGCGATACCGTTTATGCCTTGGGTTGCGATATAAAAAGTAATCGAGCAATGGAACGGGTTGCGCAACTTCGGGGCGTAAAACTTGAAAAGGCTAATTTCTCTTTTGTTTGTGAAGATTTAAGCAATTTAAGCGATTATGTAAAGCAAATTGATACACCTACTTTTAAATTATTAAAACGAAATTTGCCAGGACCTTATACCTTTATCCTTCCAGGAAACAACAATCTTCCCTCCGTATTTAAGAAAAAAAAGGAAGTGGGAATTCGGGTTCCAGATAACTCCATAACACGTGCCATTGTTCAGGAATTGGGCAATCCCATTATTTCAACTTCTATAAAAGATGAAGATGAAGTGATAGAGTACACCACAGATCCAGAACTTATTTTGGAGAAATGGGACAACTTAGTGGATCTTGTAATTGACGGTGGTTATGGTGGAAATATACCTTCAACGGTAATTGATCTTACTGGTGATGAACCAATTGTAGTAAGAGAAGGGAAGGGGAGCTTGGAGCTTTAATTTTTAGGAATTTGTTTTTTGTGAAATTCAGAAAGTAAAAATCTTGTTTGAGAATTCATCTTTTTTCTGAAGAATGCTGTCCAACCCACCAAAAATCCTTTGAATCCTATTGCTTGTTTAGACCATTTGTAAAGGCTGAATTTATCAATATGGTTAATGATTTTTCCATCTTTAAATTTGAAAGTAGCATTAATCACGTTATGAATCTTTCTACCTGTTTTGGAAAAAGTGTAGTAAGCTTCCCAACGCGCTTTTCCGGCTTCGGGAGTATATTCTATTTTTGAAGTAATAACTTTAAAATCCTTTCCTTGCTGGGTTTCGCAAAGCATGCGCCACATGTTTTTAGCTTCTTCACCTTTTAAAACTCCGAAAGCGGGATCTTCAAAAGTAACATCGTCGTGGTACCATTCTAACATTCGCTCTGCATCCAAGTCTGCAAAGGCTTCGTAGAAATTTTCGATGATATTAATTTCTTCTTTTTCGATGATTTTAGTGTTTTCGAATTATTTCTTCAGTAAATGTTTTAATCCACGATACAGATTTTGTTCCAAAATATCCATTTCGCCATCTGCTAAAAATAACTTTTTTATGCTTTGGAAAGCTTCGTCTATTTCTTCCTTGGAATATTCAAATCTTTCGATAGCGGCATTTATTTTTTGAATTTGTTGATAGTCATTATCCTCATCAAATTCCTTACGAATTTTACGGTATTTTTCTTCTCCTACTCTAGATTTTATATATTCTTTTTCTTCGTGAGAAACATTAAAATCTGCGTGGGCGCAATATAATAACATATAACCTTTTAATTCTTCGTGGCTCCAATTGGTGGTGAATTCTTCCATTTTACTAAAATTTTGGGTTGGTTTAATCGCTATACAAGATACAAAAAGCTTGGTGATAACCTTATAAATTGTGAAAACAAAAAACCCGGCCTTGTGGGGCCGGGTTTAAGAATTATAAGCTTTCAGAAATTA comes from Aequorivita sublithincola DSM 14238 and encodes:
- a CDS encoding patatin-like phospholipase family protein; the protein is MRALVISGGGSKGAFAGGVAQYLMDELHHEYDLFVGTSTGSLLISHLALDKIADIKDVFTSVNQKSIFNSCPFVIKEDKFGGKQIAINHYTVLKNFFKGKKTFGESLNLRKLIEKTFTENEFNTLKASEKEVVVTVSNLSLNQVEYKSVNDFEYQDFLDWIWISSNYTPFMSLAKKDGCEYADGGFGSMVPIEEAINRGATTVDVIILETEVMYYNRLPSKNVFSLLTNMHSYMADRIEKQNIRIGKFVAANKDVIINLYYTPTVLTTNSLIFDKEMMKKWWERGYEYAYQKNEELNEIRVMED
- a CDS encoding sensor histidine kinase, with protein sequence MDEKEVIIIMAIAIPVTLVIIVIVLFSVFSRRKNRLLREQAETKKAYDRELAESQIEIREETLRNISWELHDNIGQLMTLAKIQAQMSLEKPEMMPEVCETIGSGIDELRALSKLINPEALKSLSLKEAVSLEIERFNRLKFIAAKLKVVGTIAPIEGNTQIILFRILQEFFSNTIKHSKAASLNVVLDYSEKHLTISAIDDGVGFSKDDDFMGIGLKNMKTRAKLINSTLRIESTKGEGTSLHLKYNMV
- a CDS encoding response regulator transcription factor; the protein is MKYTVVVVDDHFLLSQAIGGLVQDFENFEVLYLCKNGQDLLDRLKEPKNIPDLVLMDIKMPILNGIETTEKLRTQYPKIKVLALSIEEDEYTILKMLRAGAKGYLMKDTKKEILKEALQKVMESGHYYTSTVSQILMESLEKNIQTEIKDKELEFIKLACTDMSYKEIAEAMICSYKTVEGYRDSLYKKLGLKNRIGLMLFAIRNNLFTT
- a CDS encoding T9SS type A sorting domain-containing protein; this encodes MKTIRHTIVMFCLLMIGLSYGQNEICTNFESGSFDGWQNRYSTSSINSPALDGTNYLRVRDGSGGSWVYNSTSYPKDWKRFIDHCLCFDYKVFNDGIASSSANINPKIVLYDGASPQASTVYAVFVATNTVTENDDWVHVCAPILPSDGVTLPGNGDGQWTNVTPAQWNALLSNVGGVAFAIDIAGSSAQTEIIGVDNICIQDCNNVEPPSNEGSYCCDGENLVVNGNFEFGNSGFNSSYSNNPAVYPGQYDVTNSASAFGATVTDHSFCADPIAYATNDDFMIVNGKTQQSGNAVIWQQTISGLERGARYKFCANFKNMPQCTFDILPRINMIVSGSGATGFSAVSVNPADPCDWDSREYNFTASSSSVSLRIVLDQTGNGDGNDLAIDDIAVTKLIDPNLSITVQHQGNPQEITGSINTISPSDDSLHGSDCEYYWFVSEVTSYPPIVVSGPAFASGNASGNSLGASPWNLTTTFPDYNFNQNTMYIVGMYTPECGCYDEGFTYQLTYNNRPMGDDMTEEQKQLIIYWILNGYKGPANTSQDVGSNNLLIYPNPVENSFNVSLIGDSLKSVEILSLTGQSILSKKFKDGKTEETLDISSFAAGIYLVKAYGLDNKQFTAKLVKK
- a CDS encoding FMN-binding glutamate synthase family protein; this translates as MDGIINFISAIPWWAWILIFLLLVAIRDIFFNKHHAVSHNFPIVGHIRYMLESIGPEIRQYIVANNREELPFNRIERGWIYASAKNENNYEGFGTDRDIYEPNYIFINNAMLPFKVEKDNPNYKNPYFLPCAKLMGDFHKRRRPYRPTSVINVSAMSFGSLSARAVESLNKGCGLAYCYHNTGEGGLSPYHKTGADVVFHFGTGYFGVRDEHGNFSMEKIVQLVKDNPQVRAIEVKLSQGAKPGKGGVLPGAKITSEIAEIRHVPLGQDVLSPPNHSAFEGVKGMVEFVESIAEATGLPVGIKSAVGRLGEWEQLAKIMKETGKGPDFVTIDGGEGGTGASPPSFADHVSLPWLFGFAAVYKIFKKHDICDQIVFIGSGKLGFPAKAAMAFSMGADLVNVAREAMMSIGCIQAQLCHTNRCPSGVATQSKWLQRGIDIQDKSVRAHFYFKNFRKELLEMTHACGYEHPCQFTMDDVDLTVGDKNLIKTLAESFMYHKHEVPFESMKALLHCEHLGGNFHEKEAKKEVKAMKKENKVRY